From the Penaeus monodon isolate SGIC_2016 chromosome 3, NSTDA_Pmon_1, whole genome shotgun sequence genome, the window ttttaatcttaaCACGGGAAAGAATAGATGTTTTTAGAATATtagtttaataaatattcataaatgttCATCTAGTCAAAGTTCATTTAGGCGTAGGCTGGAGTGGTCTCATAGGTAGGAGCAGGCTCATAGGTAGGTGCGGGCTGGTAAGGAGCTGGCTTGTAGGCAGGTGCGGGCTGGTAAGATGGAGCTGGCTTGTAGGCAGGggcaggcttgtaggcaggagcaggcttgtaTTCGGGATACTGAGCCTCACCCTCGTAGCTGACTTCAGCCACGTAACCGGAGTCGCCGTTAACAGTGTAggcgaccttctgcagacgaccgtcgggaaggaggACGTAGTAGGAACCCTGAGTGTCGTAGCCATCACGGGCCTCCTGGTGACCAAAGTCGTTGCCagagtagtcgtccttcacggcATAGTTGAAGTCGTATTTGGCAGGAGCCTGGGAAAGTTAGGATCATACAATATCATATGTCAAAACGTTATTACTGTAGCAGTactaataccataaaaaaaatctaaatttcagGATTTCACAAACCTCGTAGGTAGGCTGAGGAGCGTAGCCGTAAGCTGGTTGAGAAGGAGCAGAGGCAGCAACGGCCACGAGGGCGAGGGCAACGACAGCCTAGGAGACATATGTTATATCATtagttcctttcctttttatgcaCACCAATAAATcataaatttaacatttttacatCACTTTTCACTGTAAATCTGAATTAAGAGCTTTGGATTTCTCACCTTTGTGAACATGATGAAGAAAGACGAAGTGTGATGCTCCGGTTATCAAGCGAGTCCCTTTTATATCGTAGTCCACGAGTCTAGCAGACacgcccttttccttcctttcctccatgcGACCTTTACCTCGAATTATAGCAATTATCTCCCTTTCTATAACTGACCATACTGTCATTTTTATAAAGGAATTCTTCACTGTGGTTTAGTGTAggtacacaatacatataatcaATAGATTTTAGGACGTTGTTAAATTTCACTACATTAAGGTATAGTTGTTTCTAATATAGTCAACAGATTCGAAGCAAAAGttgaaaataaatatgttataataaagacaaataatgTAGTATGCTGTCTCAACAAGGTTGGTTCTAACCGTTCACAATTCAACTTATAAAACTACaaactaaaattttataattcagACTTTCTAACCTAAGATACTAGTagccacgcacacaaacacacacatatataaagaaagcGAGAGATTTAAAGACAAGCATCTATTGAACTTAAGATTACtaactttcatcattttttttcttctagccTAGATAGGTACGAAAACGTGGGTAAGCCAACACAGTAATGTATTCATTTCAAAAAGTTCTAACTTGAATATcacctaaatatatttataaagactTACGATTACATACTTTAATGAAACTTTTGAATTGTAAAGTTTCCCGGTTTCATGTTTAAAAATATGGTCAGCTGGTGcagaatatgataatgaagtcAACTCACATCAAAGGCTTTACGGTGGAAATTGTGCATAATTACAAACTATCATAAAGTAtattcttttcataaaaaaagtatttcaaaTAAAAGAGGTATGCTGAATCCAGATCGTCCATAAGATCGTTGAATTATACACGGCAACgtaaattagaaaataataactcTAGGAGAATATGGTGCAAAAAAGGCCGTCActtaaagttatattttttaatgaagaaaaaataaacatcataatgcacacacacacacatacatatgcacatatgaacacacacacacacacacacacacacacatatacatatgcacatatgaacacacacatatccttttCATACAAAAAGAGTTTCAGTATATTAAGTACAAGGAAGATGTACACTGCCATAATTAactgtttttttctgtgaatctaattaaaatgtatattgcaCTTAGAAATTAAATAATATCTGCTGTGTGATAAAAAATCTACTTTTAACAGAGAAAAACGAGGAATATATCTTCTAATGAATAAATCATGTTTAGAATTGATATACTATCAAACAGAAATTATTTCCTAGGCGGAAATTATGTCAgtcagtatttttaaaaaatattgtctaATTCTGTTCTCACAAGAAAACGTAGTCATCAGATCAAGTTCGAGGTGGaattccctctctatttatcatgatttatccTCATGGCCACATACTGTTACTGTCGTGCACTTCACCATGTTAACCCCGTATGTCTGTAGCATGTCTGTATCCAAAGATTCCCCTAACGTTTGATGTTCATGGTAAAAGTTGctgttgtataattatataaccaTAGCTAAGTCTTCCTTTTAACATAATTTGTGTTGTCttgtattatatatcaattatataaagtTGAATCATACCGGGAgaagtcaatatataataataatgattaataataatgataattataataataataataataataataataataataataataataataatgataattataataataataataataataataataataataatgataataaaaggaaagaaaaggaaagacttcACCTTAACACAATCAGTACTTTCTTATATGagatattacttatataaaatgGATAAAAGGGATCATGCCGAgagaaatctataatatatatatatatatatatatatatatatatatatatatatatatatatatataatggatatatatatatatatcatatatctttatccctctatatatctatctctatatacacgtatatgtgtgtgtgtgtgcttgcagtcatatgtgtgtacgtgtatgcgtgtgtggtgtataaatataattataatatattatatatatatatatatatatatatatatatatatatatatatatattagctgcgCGTGGTTGTGGgctatcatatgcatatatagtcgaacgcaaacacacacctacccaccccacacacacacacatatacacgcatctaTGTATACATTTCTACACAAATGTATgcctattcatacatacatatttgaataaatatgtaGCATATACACTTTTATCTGAATGTATAACCATGTAAGAATATCGTGTGTTCCTGTGGATGCATAACCTAGATATTCATGATACCACTTCCATATTCATGAAGGTTACAATATGATACAAATGACTAATACAGGTTTTTCgtttaataaatattcatcatAGATATATCCAATTTTGTTTCATTTAGGCATAGGTAGGGGCAGGTTCGTAGGTAGGAACAGGTTTGTAGGTGGGAGCAGGTTCGTAGACAGGGGCAGGCTTGTAGGTAGGAGCAGGTTCGTAGACAGGggcaggcttgtaggcaggagcaggtTCGTAGACAGGggcaggcttgtaggcaggagcaggtTCGTAGACAGGggcaggcttgtaggcaggagcaggtTCGTAGACAGGggcaggcttgtaggcaggagcCGGGTGGTACTCAGGGTAGTGGGCctcaccctcgtagctgacctcagccacgtagccggagtcgccgttgacagtgtaGGCGACCTTCTGCAGACGGCCGTCGGGAAGAAGAACGTAGTAGGAACCCTGAGTGTCATAACCGTTACGGGTTTCTTGAtgaccgaagtcgttgccggagtaGTCATCCTTTACAGCGTAGTTGAAGTCATATTGAGCAGAAgcctaaaatgaaaaaaggaagttaAACGCTAGTTTTAACAAGGAAagataattcactttttttttttttttttttttttaatataatgtgctgtaaatacaaagaaaaacgcACACACCAGTTATCTACAGATAGTTAGACTTACGTCATAAGTTGCTGGAGTATATCCGTAGGAAGGCTGTGAAGGAGCTGCCAGAGTGACGACCACAAGGGCGAAAGCGACGGCGATCTGAAAGTAGACACGAGAAAGTAGactgtagaaataataataataaaaaaacaagttcGCATAATTTGAAAAGAGAGGCAAATTGAAATCCTTAACGCAGTTCTTGTACCTTAGTGAACatggtgatgaaggtgatgaatGTGCTACGTTAAACTCCAGCTAACTACCTCTTATACTCTGTATTCTCCCAGCCACTCCCCTCCGCCACGCCCCTTTCCACCCTCTAACCCTCCTTCACCTTGGGAGGAGCGAAAGTTTACTGTAATTACGTGCATCCGAAGTGTAAGTCATTAGGATCTGGACCGATGTTAATTAGTGCAGTTATTCTGATCGTCGACACCTATGTCACCGTTGGGTCAtcgataaataaagagaagaaaacgagcaaATTGTATATTGCATATACTGTGGTGCTTTATAAGTGACATATAAGACgtcagtacacacaaacacctaaataaaatgtatttgattttgataatgaataaCTATTAGCAgcacatgtacatatttacaatctttatatgtatacatatcattctctcccttccctctctgtatacacacaaacacacacataataagcagtactgacacacgcacacacatacacgtgtgtgaaaatatatatataatttctttatacatCACCAAGAGTTGGACCAGTCTAAATCATGCACAACATGCCTAAGACAGAGTCatgtaaaattatacaaaaatctGATTCCGAAATATCTTCTCTCTGCGACCTGATCTTGCTCCTATAGACAAAAGTATTTAGACATTGATTAACTATAAAAGGCTCGTACCATTGTAGGGATCTTAGCAgtcaaagaaaagagagggagaaaaaaatatctatcctGATATTAGATAAAGATTTTCAAAGTTTGTCTCAAAATATCGAAGGGATTTCGGAAAAGGTAAAATAGATacgcctaatatatataattcccacCCTGTGTGATTAACATAATGAGTTGATATGCGCCACTTTCTCATTGCATAAAATTCCCCGATGCacattatctgtattatcatgaatataatggaATGAAGTCCGACAAATACTTTTATAGGCTCCGATATCCTgtaaatatctacatatctgttgCTTGGATAGTTGTATTATACCAGAACGTTATTTTCAAGACCACGGTACGTGAGCAAAGTGAAATGCAACTTTGTGGCCTACACTAGTAAATATTTTCCAATATTTATAGTCTATATTCGTAACTACagttattaaacacacacacacacacacacacacacacacacacacacacacacacacacacacacacacacacacacacacacacgcacacacacgcacatacatacatatacatatatattctcatacataaatatataaacatacatatacatacacatatatatatatgtttgtgtgtgtgtgtggaataactGTAGTTAcgaacatacactatatatactataaacattgggaaatatttatagtatatatatgaaaccatATTCAAAcgacaatatgtatgtatatgtatatgtattctcatataaagatatataagcgCACGAAATTATCACATGATAAACCCAAATGtcaacaaaaattttgttttatacctTTTCGTCGCTGACATGTTCAGAATTCATTTAGCCGTAGACAGGGGCTGACTTGTATCCAAGATATAACTTAtcttgttaatatttatatatcggcTGTTGGATAGTTGAATTACCACGTTAATTTCCAGAGTACGATACATGTGCAAATAAGTCGATAAAACGATTGTAGATTTAGTAATCAAGTACTCACATGGTTTcaaaactaagagagagagagagagagagagggtaggggtcCTCTTCCAGAGCAAATTGCAATGCAACTTTGTGCCCTCTTTTCGTATTATTCATGAATCATAAATATTTCCAAATATTGATAGTGTATGTTCGTAACTACAgttattccatatatatgtgtgtatatatgtatatatatgtatatatgtgtatatatatacatatacatacatatacatatacagatgtacatatgtatgtataaaacattatTGAAATGATActcaaatatgtatgtaaataaaagtatatatttgtattctcaCAATGAAGATTATCATTTGATAAATACAAATGtccaaaaattattttgttgCATTTCATCGCAATGTTGAGAATTCACTTAACCGTTGACAGTTGCTGGCTTGTACACGGCGAACTGGACTTCATCCTTAGGCAAGCAGTCGAAATCCCAGATGATCGTTGTGAAGTTGGACGCAGTAGGAACCCCTGGTGACATATCCAGTACAAGCTTCCTTGTAGCTAAAGGTGTTTCTGGTGTAGTCCTGACGGGGTAGTGAAAGCTGTACTTAGCTTGGACCCATAGAAACGTATTTAGCAGATACACGTAGAACAGATAATGTACGATAATGTAcagagtatgtataatatatgcaaaatacatacatacatatatatatatattgtaggaatCTCGCTTGTTATATAGTGACATACAGTGtagatgatatataaacataagtttAGAGTAGGAAGCACGAATAATTACAAGTACGAATAGCTATatcgcgtgttcccttgggcaaggaacttcactgatTATTACTAGCCATGGGTGTGCAAGCAGCccagtcattgctggtcccaagtccaGTAAATAGTAGAATGATTTAAATAAAAGTAACACCACATTTTTCGTGAAAgacgggaccctaccacgtatcaccagagcatcacaacatgaaaactacaaagtatcatgcgtgacagGCGGTCAGCATgaactacgtaaaaaaaaaaaaaaaaaaaaaaatattatatgtattatatatatatattagtatcaatatatatatatatatatatcttgtagttCGTAAAGTTTACAGCTTTTACTGTCTTGAATTTATGCGTTTATGAattagtattaaatatatttttgaatcacTAGTTATTATGCCATTGTTTAGTATGATTTTGTTATACAGTTAACTATTACTTATATCAGAATTATTAATCTTTTTCCAGTGTTAgtccttatttatattatatatatagtgtattttttctttacagtttGATAATTCTCGTTCAacgtttcttattattcttaggttatcataaaattaattatataggttATCTTCTCACAGTGGGTTTCTTTCATaagtttaattatttgattaatcatattacacacaacaaaatCATTAAACATTCtacaaaataaaagtatactactactgataaatataatttctttcgAATTCTTAAGGCGATTTATCACACTCATAAAgttataataacaccaataacatcGCCACTGATTTCCTTTATGTTCCACCTCATACTCTaacacataaacaacatacattAAAAGCAACTCTAAAGTTCTAGATGTTGGAAACGCCAATTTTCAAAGTTAGTCGTCCGTGTACTCGTGTACCTGGGAGTAaatgaagcaatggccgctcagtcgagactcgCTTTTTCAGCCCACGTCGCCCCAcaggtagactgctgcgcccccACTTCGGAACCTCGGGTTCGCGAATCTTCATTctcgacgcacaatacgcacGCTAATTTCGAACGCACTTTTCTAGTGTCACTTTGATGCGCACAGGCCGTGAGTTtggagagatatagaaatatatatgtatgtgtatacatacatacatacatatatatatatatatatatatatatatatatatatatatacaaatacatatatatttctatatctgtatttatctatcaatttacctatctgtcaatcaatctttcagtcaatttatctatctgtcaatcaatctatcagtcaatttatcaatctatt encodes:
- the LOC119586708 gene encoding adhesive plaque matrix protein-like encodes the protein MFTKTAVAFALVVVTLAAPSQPSYGYTPPATYDAPAQYDFNYAVKDDYSGNDFGHQETRNGYDTQGSYYALLPDGRLQKVAYTVNGDSGYVAEVSYEGEAHYPEYHPAPAYKPAPVYEPAPAYKPAPVYEPAPAYKPVPTYEPAPTYVMHPRENSTLSHGTTPETPLATRKLVLDMSPGVPTASNFTTIIWDFDCLPKDEVQFAVYKPATVNGMFTFITFITMFTKIAVAFALVVVTLAAPSQPSYGYTPATYDASAQYDFNYAVKDDYSGNDFGHQETRNGYDTQGSYYVLLPDGRLQKVAYTVNGDSGYVAEVSYEGEAHYPEYHPAPAYKPAPVYEPAPAYKPAPVYEPAPAYKPAPVYEPAPAYKPAPVYEPAPTYKPAPVYEPAPTYKPVPTYEPAPTYAYNFYHEHQTLGESLDTDMLQTYGVNMVKCTTVTKQLYLNVVKFNNVLKSIDYMYCVPTLNHSEEFLYKNDSMHHTSSFFIMFTKAVVALALVAVAASAPSQPAYGYAPQPTYEAPAKYDFNYAVKDDYSGNDFGHQEARDGYDTQGSYYVLLPDGRLQKVAYTVNGDSGYVAEVSYEGEAQYPEYKPAPAYKPAPAYKPAPSYQPAPAYKPAPYQPAPTYEPAPTYETTPAYA